From the genome of Cytobacillus firmus, one region includes:
- a CDS encoding helix-turn-helix transcriptional regulator, producing MKKVERINVMMRYINNRAHFTISEIMREFNISRSTAIRDIREIEAMGMPLVAEVGRDGGYFVMNNSVLPTVRFTDNEIKALFIAFMATRNLQLPYLKSRQSLAEKLLGLISEAQQEDLVLLNQILLFEGTNPNNPDLLDLSDLPHPMLEKLIESLILDRYLWISVREEKEIRSYSIYLLHLYREKSIWKVEAFDLKEEKRQIFPVDNLIGVEPYPVKKRTSRKNILEKLSMKDEAINLVLELGPQAIAQFKKYHPIKASIAYTNPYQTTAILRTFINVNNSEELTEIINWLLFLGEDINVREMPEEVLEGLQERLRLFRP from the coding sequence ATGAAAAAAGTGGAACGGATTAATGTGATGATGCGGTATATCAACAACCGCGCCCACTTTACTATCTCTGAAATCATGCGGGAATTTAACATTTCCCGTTCAACAGCGATTCGGGATATTCGTGAAATAGAAGCCATGGGGATGCCGCTTGTCGCTGAGGTCGGAAGGGATGGCGGGTATTTTGTCATGAACAATTCCGTCCTGCCCACTGTCCGCTTTACCGATAATGAGATCAAAGCTCTGTTTATCGCCTTTATGGCTACAAGAAATCTGCAGCTCCCCTATCTAAAGAGCCGTCAGTCTTTAGCTGAAAAATTGCTCGGCCTGATATCGGAAGCCCAGCAGGAAGATCTGGTTCTTTTAAATCAAATCCTGCTGTTTGAAGGTACCAACCCTAATAATCCCGATTTGCTTGATCTGTCAGACCTCCCCCATCCGATGCTGGAAAAACTCATTGAATCTCTTATTTTGGATCGCTATTTATGGATTTCCGTAAGAGAAGAGAAGGAAATAAGGTCTTATTCCATTTATCTTTTGCACCTTTATCGTGAAAAAAGCATTTGGAAGGTTGAAGCCTTTGACTTAAAGGAAGAAAAGAGACAAATTTTCCCGGTGGATAATCTCATCGGTGTCGAACCGTATCCTGTGAAAAAAAGAACAAGCAGGAAAAATATTTTAGAGAAACTAAGCATGAAGGACGAGGCTATCAATCTTGTCTTAGAACTCGGTCCGCAGGCGATTGCCCAGTTCAAAAAATACCATCCTATTAAGGCTTCTATTGCGTATACAAATCCTTACCAGACCACAGCCATTCTAAGAACTTTTATCAATGTAAATAATTCAGAAGAGCTGACTGAAATAATCAATTGGCTGCTTTTCCTGGGTGAGGATATCAATGTCAGGGAAATGCCTGAAGAAGTTTTAGAAGGCCTGCAGGAGAGATTAAGATTATTCCGTCCATAA
- a CDS encoding glycosyltransferase family protein, giving the protein MRILFLESHPMWIFGLPNGFMDAGHTVMISGSLTKGNIQEMIEQFKPDLIISMGWTTEHSKNKQIWIHDVVKQKKIPLVYWATEDPLHTNKFSIPLIKRMKPDFVFTVTPSICKLYNKQGFKSAHLDFAYHKSVHHRVKPFKKYRCDVAVVANAYPDFLLKHPDSFRLSSIQTLISPLLESNIRVDFWGDNWDSMGDLLGKKIPDDWIHGYLDYREAHKVYSSAKIVLGLQNCIDQLTQRTYEILGSEGFLITSDTPAVRSKFKHKHDLVVSSSPGKTVKLIKYYLKNNKKREQIRTQAKQSLINDTYQHRAEKIIEVLIDHGILNNNIKSNEGGKIVHYPELLKQKYKLYIVKKGDTLFEISQKYGVTMEHIMELNHLESHIIDVGLILKIKAK; this is encoded by the coding sequence ATGAGGATTCTGTTCCTTGAGAGTCATCCGATGTGGATATTTGGATTGCCAAATGGCTTTATGGATGCAGGCCATACTGTCATGATCTCGGGATCACTAACTAAGGGAAATATTCAAGAAATGATAGAGCAATTCAAACCAGATCTTATTATATCTATGGGATGGACAACAGAACATTCAAAAAATAAGCAAATATGGATTCATGATGTTGTAAAACAAAAAAAAATACCTCTTGTTTATTGGGCAACGGAAGATCCATTGCACACAAACAAATTTTCTATTCCATTAATAAAAAGAATGAAACCAGACTTCGTATTCACGGTTACTCCGTCAATTTGCAAGTTATATAATAAACAAGGTTTCAAATCAGCTCATTTAGATTTTGCTTATCACAAAAGTGTCCATCATCGTGTAAAGCCCTTTAAAAAATACCGTTGTGATGTAGCTGTTGTAGCCAATGCGTATCCCGACTTTCTTTTAAAGCACCCCGACTCCTTTCGTCTTTCTTCAATACAAACGCTAATCTCTCCTCTTCTTGAAAGTAATATCCGTGTAGACTTTTGGGGCGATAATTGGGATTCTATGGGGGATCTATTAGGGAAAAAAATTCCTGATGATTGGATACACGGATATTTGGATTATAGAGAAGCCCACAAGGTTTATAGTTCAGCAAAAATCGTACTCGGGCTCCAAAACTGTATAGATCAATTAACACAACGCACTTATGAAATTCTTGGTTCAGAAGGTTTTTTGATTACCTCTGATACTCCTGCAGTTAGAAGTAAATTTAAACATAAGCATGATTTAGTCGTTTCGTCATCTCCTGGGAAAACCGTAAAACTAATTAAATACTATTTAAAAAATAATAAAAAAAGAGAACAAATCAGAACCCAGGCAAAACAATCACTGATAAATGACACTTATCAGCACCGAGCTGAAAAAATAATAGAAGTATTGATTGACCACGGGATTTTAAACAATAACATTAAATCTAATGAAGGCGGAAAGATAGTCCATTATCCAGAACTGCTAAAACAAAAATACAAATTATACATTGTAAAAAAAGGTGATACATTATTTGAAATCTCTCAAAAATACGGTGTTACTATGGAACATATTATGGAACTTAACCATCTAGAATCACACATTATTGATGTTGGGCTTATATTAAAAATAAAAGCAAAGTAA
- a CDS encoding phage tail protein has product MSYLVNFKNVSAAGLESSPAAEALAGLRANEARYFMNKYKHEFTVVPASKSQETLNYVNHILKEERDIEFAAKPLETSRFQVENIKWAYVFYENGLSVNVMYTVDDPKKRAVGFKLSEGIEVPKELEGKFKFARRKSKLAGTIRGSFFVIKREY; this is encoded by the coding sequence ATGTCCTATTTGGTCAATTTTAAAAATGTGTCTGCTGCTGGTTTAGAGTCTTCACCAGCAGCGGAAGCACTTGCTGGTTTACGAGCGAATGAAGCCCGTTACTTCATGAACAAATATAAGCATGAATTTACGGTTGTACCGGCCAGCAAAAGCCAGGAGACCCTTAATTATGTGAACCATATTTTGAAAGAAGAACGTGATATAGAGTTTGCAGCCAAACCTTTAGAGACGTCGCGTTTTCAAGTGGAGAATATCAAATGGGCTTACGTTTTCTATGAGAATGGCCTTAGTGTCAACGTCATGTATACCGTCGATGACCCTAAAAAACGCGCTGTTGGTTTTAAGCTTTCTGAGGGGATAGAAGTACCAAAGGAGTTAGAAGGGAAGTTTAAGTTTGCCAGGCGGAAATCTAAACTGGCGGGGACTATTCGGGGGTCGTTTTTTGTTATTAAAAGGGAGTATTAA
- a CDS encoding GyrI-like domain-containing protein: MANYTLEEKESFTVLGIGTELKSDYTDYAGINQEKADFWEAVKQDGRLDKLKAVATNDYIFVVNEAVNNKMMHYAGVMTEASLPDATRLIQFPEGEYLIVKGEAGTSEELSNMLTGIAFGQALPEATDYAYVGGPNASVEMGQRNGMVFGEMWIPVVRK, from the coding sequence ATGGCAAATTATACTCTGGAAGAAAAAGAAAGCTTTACCGTATTAGGCATTGGTACTGAATTGAAGAGTGATTACACAGATTATGCAGGCATAAATCAGGAAAAAGCAGACTTCTGGGAGGCAGTCAAACAGGATGGAAGGCTGGACAAATTAAAGGCTGTAGCCACAAATGATTATATTTTTGTCGTAAACGAAGCCGTAAATAACAAGATGATGCATTATGCAGGCGTCATGACAGAGGCATCTCTGCCGGATGCAACCAGATTGATTCAGTTTCCTGAAGGAGAATACCTCATTGTGAAAGGGGAAGCCGGAACATCTGAGGAATTGAGCAATATGCTTACAGGGATTGCCTTTGGCCAAGCACTGCCGGAAGCAACGGATTACGCTTATGTCGGCGGGCCCAATGCCTCTGTTGAAATGGGGCAGCGAAATGGAATGGTATTCGGCGAGATGTGGATTCCTGTTGTTAGGAAATAA